The Mesomycoplasma ovipneumoniae genome window below encodes:
- a CDS encoding L-ribulose-5-phosphate 4-epimerase, with translation MKIKDRDELILLQKQVLEANLLLYNSKLALHTWGNVSAISSDRSYYVIKPSGISYEKMKYSDMVPVDLENNVLETNLNPSSDTPTHSLLYKADPRIKAIVHTHSPFAVAWAQAGKEIPALGTTHADNFYGSIPCTNSLSDEQINGQYEHNTGVVIVDHFKKNNLDFIATPAVLVKEHGPFCWSNKSADDAVKLAMTFEEVAKMALYTKIINPDQSQANLTLQKKHYNRKHGKNAYYGQKH, from the coding sequence ATGAAAATCAAAGATAGAGACGAACTAATTTTACTACAAAAGCAAGTTTTAGAAGCAAATCTTTTATTATATAACTCAAAATTAGCGCTTCATACTTGAGGAAATGTCTCAGCAATAAGTTCAGATCGATCTTATTATGTTATTAAACCTAGTGGAATTTCCTATGAAAAAATGAAATATTCAGATATGGTTCCCGTCGATCTTGAAAACAATGTTCTTGAGACAAATTTAAATCCATCAAGCGACACGCCAACTCATTCACTTCTTTATAAAGCCGACCCAAGAATTAAGGCTATTGTACATACACATTCTCCTTTTGCGGTTGCCTGAGCACAAGCAGGTAAAGAAATTCCTGCACTTGGAACAACGCATGCTGATAATTTTTATGGTTCAATTCCCTGCACTAATTCCTTAAGTGATGAGCAAATTAATGGTCAATACGAACATAACACTGGCGTTGTTATAGTTGATCATTTCAAAAAAAATAATCTCGATTTTATAGCCACTCCTGCTGTTTTAGTCAAAGAACACGGGCCTTTTTGCTGATCTAATAAATCTGCTGACGACGCTGTTAAATTAGCAATGACTTTTGAAGAAGTTGCCAAAATGGCTCTTTATACAAAAATAATAAATCCTGATCAAAGTCAAGCTAATTTAACACTGCAAAAAAAACACTATAACCGAAAGCATGGTAAAAACGCATATTATGGACAAAAACACTAA
- a CDS encoding L-ribulose-5-phosphate 3-epimerase — MNLKNTDINFPLGIYEKAIDKRLTFVDKIKVAKKAGFNFIEMSVDESDEFAARLDFSKNQIKEIRDALYENDFYINSMCLSLHRKFPFGAKDENVRQKALEIMEKALILAKNLGIRIIQLAAYDIYYEQPHPDSEIFFIETMKKIVKLAKKYSITIAFESMDTKFAGTISRLLYLQKQIGSGVLLYPDLGNLSRFSNDLEAEIKLGKSEIVAFHFKDTLPGIFKNLEFGQGDVDFVSAFSYILKAQISVPFVIEMWHKEENFDQSLPLSENLAKQSQIIAKARDFFIEKLRIAYENQR; from the coding sequence ATGAATTTAAAAAATACTGACATTAATTTTCCTTTAGGAATTTACGAAAAAGCAATTGATAAACGTTTGACTTTTGTCGATAAAATTAAAGTGGCAAAAAAAGCCGGATTTAATTTTATCGAAATGTCTGTTGATGAAAGCGATGAATTTGCTGCTCGTCTTGATTTTTCTAAAAATCAAATTAAAGAAATTCGTGATGCTTTATATGAAAATGATTTTTATATAAATTCAATGTGTTTGTCTTTACACCGAAAATTTCCTTTTGGCGCAAAAGATGAAAATGTCCGCCAAAAAGCGCTTGAAATTATGGAAAAAGCGCTAATTTTAGCTAAAAATCTCGGAATTAGAATTATTCAACTTGCTGCATATGATATTTATTATGAGCAACCTCATCCTGATTCTGAGATTTTTTTCATTGAGACAATGAAAAAAATTGTTAAATTAGCAAAAAAATATAGCATCACAATCGCTTTTGAATCAATGGATACAAAATTTGCCGGAACAATCTCAAGACTGCTTTATCTTCAAAAACAAATTGGCTCAGGTGTGCTTTTATACCCGGATTTAGGTAATTTATCCCGTTTTTCTAATGATTTAGAAGCAGAAATCAAACTAGGAAAATCAGAAATTGTCGCCTTTCATTTCAAAGATACTCTCCCTGGAATTTTTAAAAATCTTGAATTCGGACAAGGCGATGTGGATTTTGTTTCTGCTTTTAGCTACATTTTAAAAGCACAAATTAGTGTGCCTTTTGTAATTGAAATGTGGCACAAAGAAGAAAATTTTGACCAAAGTTTGCCACTTTCTGAGAATTTGGCAAAACAAAGCCAAATTATCGCAAAAGCACGTGATTTTTTTATAGAAAAATTAAGGATTGCCTATGAAAATCAAAGATAG
- a CDS encoding HAD family hydrolase, with protein MDKNTNEIKVVLKDIDNFIFDLDGTLLKSNHEISPKTVEAIKKLREKNKKIIFCSGRPWYFIKKYYFALKPDFPIISCNGSLIYDYKKETVVFSKVFSGDQVSQIFQILAQNQVFFLIYTTKNMLAFSQKDTTCPWFDYLKNQNEIFSEAEQLPLKFYDYQSLNDDQIFNLDVVKFLLIKRDSDPVLFEKAISQLENVEQIYLVQSQSSVIDIMISGSNKGQGLKFLEENYHLDLKKSLAFGDARNDISMFEQVRLAIAMGQASQEVQDKANLVTDSNDNDGIANFFEKYYE; from the coding sequence ATGGACAAAAACACTAATGAAATTAAAGTTGTTTTAAAAGATATTGATAATTTTATTTTTGATCTTGACGGAACTTTGCTAAAATCTAATCACGAAATTAGCCCTAAAACTGTTGAAGCAATAAAAAAATTGCGTGAAAAAAACAAAAAAATAATTTTTTGTTCAGGTCGCCCTTGATATTTTATAAAAAAATATTACTTTGCACTAAAGCCTGATTTTCCAATAATAAGTTGCAATGGTTCATTAATTTATGATTACAAAAAGGAAACTGTTGTTTTTAGCAAGGTTTTCTCTGGAGATCAAGTTTCACAAATTTTTCAAATTTTAGCCCAAAATCAAGTATTTTTCTTAATTTACACAACTAAAAATATGCTTGCTTTTAGCCAAAAAGATACAACTTGCCCTTGATTTGATTATCTTAAAAATCAAAATGAAATTTTTTCAGAAGCCGAACAGTTACCGCTAAAATTTTATGACTATCAAAGTTTGAATGATGATCAAATTTTCAATCTTGATGTAGTTAAATTTTTACTTATAAAACGTGATAGTGATCCTGTGCTTTTTGAAAAAGCCATTAGCCAACTTGAGAATGTTGAACAAATTTATCTAGTTCAATCCCAATCATCAGTAATTGATATTATGATTTCTGGCTCAAATAAAGGTCAAGGACTTAAATTTCTAGAAGAAAATTATCATTTAGATCTCAAAAAAAGTTTAGCTTTTGGTGATGCTCGAAACGATATTTCTATGTTTGAACAGGTTAGACTAGCAATTGCCATGGGACAAGCTAGCCAAGAAGTCCAAGATAAGGCTAATTTGGTTACCGACTCAAACGACAATGATGGTATAGCAAACTTTTTTGAAAAATATTATGAATAA
- a CDS encoding 3-keto-L-gulonate-6-phosphate decarboxylase UlaD gives MALPLLQIALDNQTIEEAILVAKKAEKYIDVIEVGTILLAAEGKKAISELRKSFPDKIIVADGKIADAGKVFGKMFFESGADFTTAICAAETPTIKDLVDLSHVYSEKNGKSTEIQVEMTNNFTWDQVQDWKKVGVPQVVWHRARDSQAAGVKWAQKDIDIVKKLADLGFKVTITGGVEVEDIKLFKDIPIYIFIAGRSIRDAENPEEKAKEFKDEFKKYWH, from the coding sequence ATGGCACTCCCACTTTTACAAATTGCACTCGATAATCAAACTATCGAAGAAGCAATATTAGTTGCTAAAAAAGCAGAAAAATATATTGATGTTATCGAAGTTGGAACAATTTTACTAGCTGCTGAAGGTAAAAAAGCTATTTCTGAACTTCGGAAAAGTTTTCCCGATAAAATAATTGTAGCTGACGGTAAAATAGCTGATGCCGGGAAAGTTTTTGGAAAAATGTTCTTTGAATCAGGCGCTGATTTTACAACTGCAATTTGCGCAGCTGAAACTCCGACAATTAAAGATTTAGTTGATCTTTCGCACGTTTATTCTGAAAAAAATGGAAAAAGTACTGAAATTCAAGTTGAAATGACAAATAATTTTACTTGAGATCAAGTTCAAGACTGAAAAAAAGTTGGAGTGCCACAAGTAGTTTGGCATCGAGCTAGGGATTCACAAGCAGCAGGGGTTAAATGAGCCCAAAAAGATATTGATATTGTAAAAAAACTCGCTGATTTAGGCTTTAAAGTTACAATCACTGGCGGAGTTGAAGTTGAGGATATTAAATTATTTAAAGATATCCCAATTTACATTTTTATTGCCGGCCGTTCAATTCGTGATGCCGAAAATCCTGAAGAAAAAGCAAAGGAATTTAAGGATGAATTTAAAAAATACTGACATTAA
- a CDS encoding MPN499 family protein has translation MNNLRQKISNFNKVKVNHLSDGYWLVPSFFKIFSPKLTGYVIKKAKTLEELVNFNDFQKKELIFNFNGDHNFYNFNILMKLRQIDFRLDIKTVLKKPDDAIFIFFPVQNCKIVLDKQSLKLIYDGIIPFFSKEYYSNLAHYQRETSAKLQNNDVFKGFFWRRNGFEEIYVKSDS, from the coding sequence ATGAATAATTTGCGTCAAAAAATTTCTAATTTTAATAAAGTTAAAGTCAACCATCTATCAGATGGATATTGACTTGTTCCTAGTTTTTTCAAGATTTTTTCGCCGAAATTAACTGGATATGTTATAAAAAAAGCAAAAACTCTTGAAGAACTTGTTAATTTTAATGATTTTCAAAAAAAAGAATTAATTTTTAATTTTAACGGTGATCATAATTTTTATAATTTCAATATCCTAATGAAATTACGCCAAATTGATTTTCGTCTTGATATAAAAACTGTTTTAAAAAAACCAGATGATGCTATTTTTATTTTTTTCCCTGTTCAAAATTGTAAAATAGTTTTAGACAAACAATCGTTAAAACTAATTTACGACGGAATTATCCCATTTTTTTCAAAAGAATACTATTCAAATTTAGCTCATTATCAACGTGAAACATCCGCAAAACTACAAAATAATGATGTGTTTAAGGGATTTTTTTGAAGGCGAAATGGTTTTGAAGAAATTTATGTAAAAAGTGACTCATAA